The proteins below come from a single Nostoc sp. KVJ3 genomic window:
- a CDS encoding cupin domain-containing protein, which translates to MRKLSVILPLAFLAFSSVAVNSQSSSSLNTYTQSVTREVLASGYPTQDHLQILELVRYTIAPRTKLPTHTHPGIQIERVEVGTLTYTVIEGEAKVTKANGTKLIIKKGETIQLTVGDSLVEPAGMIHYGENQTSKAIILLSASLFNANQPKAILINPKNR; encoded by the coding sequence ATGAGAAAACTATCTGTGATTCTCCCCTTAGCTTTTCTAGCTTTTAGTAGTGTAGCTGTTAACAGCCAGTCAAGCTCCTCACTCAATACTTATACTCAATCTGTTACCCGTGAAGTCCTAGCAAGTGGTTATCCTACTCAAGATCATTTGCAGATTCTTGAGCTTGTACGGTATACCATCGCACCAAGGACAAAACTACCTACTCATACTCATCCAGGGATACAGATTGAACGAGTAGAGGTGGGAACTTTAACTTATACTGTTATAGAAGGAGAAGCTAAAGTAACAAAAGCTAACGGCACAAAATTGATTATTAAAAAAGGAGAAACTATACAGCTGACAGTAGGAGATTCTTTAGTTGAACCTGCTGGAATGATTCATTATGGGGAAAACCAGACAAGCAAAGCAATTATTCTTTTGTCTGCTTCTCTATTTAATGCTAATCAACCAAAAGCTATTTTAATCAATCCGAAAAATAGATGA
- a CDS encoding response regulator codes for MTHPELLLSNNLVNEFKTCTQLQYNGKLNIKSSKGSQWTFYYRLGRIVWATGGTHPFRRWRRHMAQNCPQIDVDKLLLRPQDLSMDYWDYRLLEIFHKKQKIQREQIQSIAENTITELLFDLALQGNFASISCNRSQEVILETPISFTSAEMSVKHMQDSWKIWSEAGLANFSPDLAPVLRRPEQLQQMVSPSVYKNFVSLINGKLTLRDLAVKMKQSVLPLTRSLLPYVLKGIIELVEVSDTPLLLTEVSNKPVTPQSKKPIAPLVACVDDSPQVCKMLEEIITSNGLRFIKIQDAVQALPTLIQDKPDLIFLDLIMPVASGYEICTQLRRISAFANTPVIILTGSDGLLDRVRAKVVGSTDFITKPVMADKVMSIVRKYLPTSSVPIEKSKANV; via the coding sequence ATGACCCACCCGGAACTTCTTCTTTCAAATAACCTAGTGAATGAGTTTAAAACTTGTACTCAATTACAATATAATGGCAAATTAAATATTAAAAGTTCAAAAGGCAGTCAATGGACTTTTTACTATCGGCTAGGACGAATAGTTTGGGCAACAGGTGGCACTCATCCCTTCCGCCGTTGGCGTAGACACATGGCTCAAAATTGTCCTCAGATTGATGTTGATAAGTTGCTGCTGCGTCCGCAAGACCTATCAATGGATTACTGGGATTACCGTCTTCTAGAAATCTTTCATAAAAAACAGAAAATTCAGAGAGAACAGATTCAGTCTATTGCTGAAAACACCATAACAGAACTATTATTTGATCTAGCTTTACAAGGAAATTTTGCTTCTATAAGTTGCAATCGTAGCCAAGAAGTTATTTTAGAAACACCAATTAGCTTCACGAGTGCAGAAATGTCTGTAAAGCACATGCAAGACTCGTGGAAAATTTGGTCAGAAGCTGGTTTAGCAAATTTTTCTCCTGACTTAGCACCAGTTCTACGGCGACCAGAACAACTCCAGCAGATGGTAAGCCCCTCTGTCTACAAAAACTTTGTGAGTTTAATCAACGGTAAATTGACTCTACGAGATTTAGCCGTGAAAATGAAGCAGAGTGTACTACCACTCACTCGGTCATTGCTTCCCTATGTCCTTAAAGGAATCATCGAATTGGTGGAAGTATCTGACACGCCCTTACTATTAACTGAGGTTAGTAATAAGCCTGTTACCCCACAATCAAAGAAACCGATTGCTCCCCTAGTAGCCTGTGTGGATGATAGCCCTCAAGTCTGTAAAATGCTAGAAGAAATTATTACTTCTAATGGACTGAGGTTTATCAAGATTCAAGATGCTGTACAAGCACTCCCAACCCTTATTCAAGATAAACCAGACTTAATTTTCTTGGATTTAATTATGCCAGTCGCTAGTGGTTACGAAATCTGTACTCAATTGCGGCGAATATCTGCCTTTGCCAATACACCAGTAATTATACTAACAGGCAGCGATGGTCTTTTAGATAGAGTTCGTGCCAAGGTAGTCGGTTCTACAGACTTTATCACTAAACCCGTAATGGCTGATAAGGTAATGAGTATAGTCCGAAAGTATTTACCTACATCGAGTGTCCCCATCGAGAAGAGTAAAGCTAATGTATAG
- the murQ gene encoding N-acetylmuramic acid 6-phosphate etherase, with the protein MTNLQERGHLLTELVNPNSLNLDQLSSLELVELFNSEDQKAVAAVATAKVQLAQAIDTTAERLRQGGRLFYIGAGTSGRLGVLDAAECPPTFCTPPELVQGIIAGGAGALVRSSEDLEDSIEDGEAAIAGRHITQLDVVVGITAGGTTPYVHGALHAARQRGASTIFIACVPAEQVSFDADIDIRLLTGPEIIAGSTRLKAGTATKLALNILSTGVMVKLGKVYGNRMVDVAVTNQKLRDRALRILQDLTGLSREAAGFLLERSGKWVKLALLMHWTGLEKEEGDRLLSEHKSNLRAAVMSYQKHNQP; encoded by the coding sequence ATGACAAACTTGCAGGAACGTGGGCATCTTTTAACCGAGTTGGTAAATCCTAACAGTCTTAACTTAGATCAGCTCAGTTCTCTGGAATTGGTAGAGCTGTTTAATAGCGAAGACCAAAAAGCAGTTGCAGCAGTTGCAACTGCAAAAGTTCAGTTGGCACAAGCGATTGATACCACCGCAGAGCGTTTGCGCCAAGGAGGACGCTTATTTTATATTGGTGCGGGTACAAGTGGTCGGTTAGGAGTGTTAGATGCTGCTGAGTGTCCACCTACTTTTTGTACACCCCCAGAGTTAGTACAGGGGATTATTGCTGGTGGTGCGGGTGCGTTGGTACGCAGTTCGGAAGATTTAGAAGATAGCATCGAAGATGGCGAGGCTGCGATCGCAGGGCGACACATTACCCAGCTAGATGTCGTAGTCGGTATTACTGCTGGTGGGACAACGCCTTATGTCCACGGTGCCCTTCATGCTGCTCGTCAACGGGGAGCTAGTACTATTTTTATCGCCTGTGTTCCGGCGGAACAAGTTAGCTTTGATGCCGATATTGACATTCGCCTATTGACAGGGCCAGAAATCATCGCCGGCTCAACTCGCCTAAAAGCTGGTACAGCCACGAAGTTAGCTTTGAATATTCTTTCTACGGGGGTAATGGTCAAACTCGGTAAGGTTTACGGTAATCGGATGGTAGATGTGGCGGTAACAAATCAAAAGTTACGCGATCGCGCTTTGCGAATTTTACAAGACCTCACAGGCTTAAGTCGAGAAGCAGCTGGTTTTTTATTAGAACGCAGTGGCAAATGGGTTAAGCTAGCATTATTAATGCACTGGACTGGGTTAGAAAAAGAGGAAGGCGATCGGCTTCTTTCGGAACACAAAAGTAATCTTAGGGCAGCTGTTATGAGTTATCAAAAGCACAACCAACCTTAA
- a CDS encoding DUF3110 domain-containing protein, giving the protein MITPMRVFVLIFNARTENEGIHTIREGDRNKILMFESEDDATRFALMLEAQDFPSPTPEPIDAEEIKEFCENAGYEWEIIPENSNLVVTPPELNVEQTDWQVDAQKEDTVEDTFPLNQQSLEEPELSDFELEKMRRKLEGLL; this is encoded by the coding sequence ATGATTACACCAATGCGTGTTTTTGTGTTGATTTTTAATGCTCGAACGGAAAATGAGGGGATTCACACGATTCGGGAGGGCGATCGCAATAAAATTCTGATGTTCGAGTCAGAAGACGATGCGACGCGCTTCGCCCTGATGCTGGAAGCTCAGGATTTCCCTTCACCTACACCAGAGCCAATTGATGCCGAGGAAATCAAGGAATTTTGTGAAAATGCTGGATATGAATGGGAAATCATCCCAGAAAACAGCAATTTAGTTGTCACTCCCCCAGAACTGAATGTAGAACAAACTGATTGGCAAGTAGATGCCCAGAAGGAGGATACTGTTGAAGACACCTTCCCTCTCAATCAACAGTCACTAGAAGAACCAGAATTATCTGATTTTGAACTAGAAAAGATGCGTCGGAAATTGGAAGGATTGTTGTAA
- a CDS encoding translocation/assembly module TamB domain-containing protein gives MTKSPNQDHHSPLPTRKRLWLLVLSRGSIALGGLLLLGVIIGIWRLWTFVQTELTPLAQQSLTTTLNRPLKLGKVTQFSLTGVQFGASAIPATPTDPDRATVESVEVGFDLLQLIFNHHLKLDVTLVNPDIYIEQDDQGRWVSTKIVSSGESGFIKTDLDYLRFRNAKLALMPQKRAGGAGEQGAGGAGGDGGDGGGTSPVTFSQLNGSAQLLANNQLIQFEVAGKGDSGGNVFIQGETRSRALAGNFHLQGQDFLAADITRLIKLPLNLQAGRANGDLLVRLTPRQKTLLYGNATVQGVTLQIPKVPQLLSNSQGNLRFQGTELELKNVTTNYGKIPVVAAGIIDTQTGFKLAGRVNAVSLANAQETLKIKLPVPIAGQVKADIQITGSTKEPILSGTVATIQTARIDKVDFNTISSKFELVTSSSLVTLKDIQGKAKVGGEITGAGTIQLGKKPRLDLNFAAKNVPGDAIAKVYQTTPAFQIGNVSATAQLFGPPTNVQTLVQYQAPNGTYPGTGEVAIAPNRNVSFRNVALNVNGGTVRATGSYFNERWQAVAVASGLKLEPFVDKNQLQNVSLAEAQFNGHLILSGSTAPFKIATIRTDGAGVQIGGGTVAVSHVQLQEQSFSAQLVANGVRLGQILKQSPPALNNPLAGTFQVAGNRDNFSLKTLRGSGEGSLAIDGGTVTAKNIQVANGVYQAQVQANNVPVRQLAAVPPQFRGTLTGEVNVEGSVESFQPQTIQAMGQARINVGGGTITASNIQVANGVYRTQVQANNVPVQQLAAVPPQLRGTLTGQANVAGSVDSFKPQTIQASGQGRLNVAGGTIAASNIQLANGRYQAVVDASGVELNRFNQQLRGQFGGQLQLAGTVGSAKLADVRAAGQVQLSQGIPGLERPLTAAIAWSGERLTIERAIAPGLSVTGNILANAQGVGIPEITALNLNVQAQNYNLKQLPINLPNQVAVTGRVDFNGQITGKLPLPNVVGQINLRDLVVQDIAFESLLTGNIDSAQGRGLNLNLAGNRDRLAFNLDANNRPKSFLVKWQEASATGNIQGNDWALKVANFPLQILNLTPPAITRLGAGKITGLLTGDLLFNQQTLAATGNLAIANPQIGRLKGDRIAAQFRYDNGKATLASSEFVKGKSSYALVGTFAQSPKGPQLQGKLNVNQGEIQDVLTVAQVFDLQNLPGGSPEIYGTAEDLTTTPQGAPNQPLLTQIQRFSEIETLVAEQEQKRLDSTPIPDLADLKGTFNGEVAVNTGTANGLSVDFKLNGQNFAWGKKEERNRFYTADKVIAEGNFENSVLSLRPLRFESQNRLIAFTGSVGGDEQSGQLRVTNFPVQVLSNFVKLPVGITGNLNATAALAGSIANPQTRGELQITEGKLNQKAIDSATASFSYANGRLNFGSTVAVAGPKPVDITGSIPYKLPFATVAPDSDQISLDMKLENEGLGLLNALNSQVVFEKGEGEVDLKVRGTLQKPEVNGNATINNATFSAQALPGKLRHVTGKVLFNFDSILVENLQGRFSRGKVEAVGEIPIFNNENVTINNPLTVNLDQLTLNLKGLYQGGASGNLQITGSALNPVIGGKVSLFDGQVLLAESTGTTSSGNNSLGVSPTKENKQSKSDIGNGKENALVQALPSGTARFNNLDLELGKNVQITRPPILNFLATGNLIVNGLINQPIPDGTIRLEKGGVNLFTTQFNLASGYKHTATFSPSQPRDPNLDIRLFAKVLDVTQSNDFSRTNSTGLSALESVRVEATINGLASKLNENLELTSSPSRSQTEIVALLGGGFVDTQGRGDSTLGLINIAGSAVFNNFQSAFNQIGSTFGLSELRIFPTVISDNPEAGRSNSTLELAAEAGIDISSKISFSSIKILTTNDPFQWGVNYRINDKFRVRASTNLSDDSRAVVEYQTRF, from the coding sequence ATGACTAAATCTCCCAATCAAGATCATCACTCCCCTTTACCTACCCGTAAGCGTCTATGGCTGCTGGTGTTAAGTCGGGGTAGCATTGCCTTGGGCGGACTTTTGCTGTTAGGAGTTATCATCGGTATTTGGCGGTTGTGGACTTTTGTCCAAACAGAGTTAACGCCATTGGCACAACAAAGTTTGACTACTACACTCAACCGTCCGCTAAAACTGGGAAAAGTTACACAATTTTCGTTGACGGGAGTGCAGTTTGGGGCTTCAGCTATCCCAGCCACACCCACAGATCCAGATAGGGCTACAGTCGAATCTGTGGAGGTGGGTTTTGACCTATTACAACTAATCTTTAACCACCATCTAAAGCTAGATGTTACCTTAGTCAACCCAGATATTTATATTGAACAGGATGACCAAGGGCGATGGGTTTCAACTAAAATCGTATCGTCAGGTGAAAGCGGTTTCATTAAAACCGATTTGGACTACCTGCGGTTTCGCAATGCAAAGCTGGCGTTAATGCCGCAGAAGAGAGCAGGGGGGGCAGGGGAGCAGGGAGCAGGGGGAGCAGGGGGAGATGGGGGAGATGGGGGAGGAACATCCCCCGTAACATTTTCTCAACTAAATGGATCTGCCCAACTTTTAGCAAACAACCAGTTGATCCAGTTTGAAGTGGCGGGGAAAGGAGATAGTGGTGGCAATGTTTTCATTCAGGGCGAGACACGTTCTAGGGCACTAGCAGGAAACTTTCACTTGCAAGGACAAGACTTCCTGGCTGCGGATATTACTCGGTTGATTAAGTTACCACTGAACTTACAGGCAGGTCGAGCCAATGGCGATTTATTAGTTCGATTGACACCAAGACAGAAGACTTTATTGTATGGCAACGCTACCGTGCAAGGGGTAACACTTCAAATCCCCAAAGTCCCGCAACTTTTGAGCAATAGCCAAGGAAATCTCCGTTTCCAAGGAACAGAGTTGGAGCTAAAGAATGTTACTACTAACTACGGTAAAATTCCTGTGGTGGCTGCGGGAATCATTGACACTCAAACAGGCTTCAAGTTGGCAGGGCGTGTAAATGCGGTAAGTTTGGCTAATGCTCAGGAAACTCTAAAGATAAAACTACCTGTACCGATCGCTGGACAAGTAAAAGCAGATATCCAAATTACCGGATCGACTAAAGAGCCAATTCTCTCAGGCACGGTTGCCACAATCCAAACTGCCCGAATTGATAAAGTTGATTTTAATACTATCAGTAGTAAATTTGAGCTTGTTACTAGTTCCTCTTTAGTTACCCTGAAAGATATTCAAGGTAAAGCTAAAGTTGGGGGTGAAATTACTGGCGCTGGCACAATTCAACTTGGTAAAAAACCCCGACTAGATTTAAATTTTGCTGCTAAGAATGTTCCAGGGGATGCGATCGCTAAAGTTTATCAAACAACACCTGCGTTCCAAATCGGCAATGTCTCAGCTACAGCCCAACTGTTCGGCCCTCCTACCAATGTCCAAACTTTGGTACAGTATCAAGCCCCTAACGGTACTTATCCCGGAACTGGTGAAGTTGCGATCGCTCCAAATCGCAATGTCTCTTTCCGTAATGTGGCTCTTAATGTCAATGGTGGCACAGTCCGGGCAACTGGTAGTTATTTTAATGAGCGTTGGCAAGCTGTAGCTGTTGCCTCTGGGTTAAAATTAGAACCTTTTGTAGACAAAAATCAACTGCAAAATGTCTCTTTGGCGGAGGCACAATTCAATGGTCATCTCATTCTCTCAGGTAGCACAGCACCATTTAAAATTGCCACAATTCGCACTGATGGCGCAGGGGTTCAAATTGGTGGTGGCACAGTAGCAGTTTCTCATGTTCAACTGCAAGAACAAAGCTTTTCTGCTCAACTTGTAGCTAATGGTGTGCGGTTGGGGCAAATATTGAAACAGTCTCCCCCAGCTTTAAATAATCCATTGGCGGGGACGTTCCAAGTCGCAGGTAACAGAGATAATTTCAGTCTGAAAACTCTCCGTGGCAGTGGTGAAGGTAGCCTTGCTATTGACGGTGGTACGGTTACAGCTAAAAATATTCAAGTGGCTAATGGTGTCTATCAGGCGCAAGTTCAGGCAAATAATGTACCTGTGCGGCAGTTGGCGGCTGTACCACCGCAGTTCCGAGGGACATTAACTGGTGAAGTAAATGTGGAAGGTTCCGTTGAGTCCTTCCAACCACAAACTATCCAAGCTATGGGTCAGGCGCGGATAAATGTTGGGGGTGGGACTATTACAGCCTCTAATATTCAAGTAGCTAATGGTGTCTACCGGACGCAAGTTCAGGCAAATAATGTACCTGTGCAGCAGTTGGCGGCTGTACCACCGCAGTTGCGAGGGACATTAACTGGTCAAGCAAACGTGGCAGGTTCTGTTGATTCTTTTAAACCGCAAACTATCCAAGCCAGCGGTCAAGGACGGCTGAATGTTGCAGGGGGAACGATCGCAGCTTCTAATATTCAATTAGCTAATGGCCGCTATCAAGCTGTAGTTGACGCTTCTGGTGTGGAATTAAATCGGTTCAATCAGCAATTGCGTGGTCAATTTGGCGGTCAGCTGCAACTAGCTGGCACTGTCGGATCGGCCAAATTAGCCGATGTGCGTGCTGCTGGACAGGTGCAATTATCTCAAGGTATCCCTGGTCTTGAGCGACCCTTGACGGCTGCGATCGCTTGGAGTGGTGAAAGGCTGACCATTGAGCGAGCAATTGCTCCCGGTTTAAGTGTGACTGGTAACATATTAGCCAATGCTCAGGGAGTAGGCATACCGGAAATTACTGCCCTAAATCTCAACGTCCAAGCGCAGAATTACAACTTAAAACAGTTACCAATCAATCTTCCTAATCAGGTTGCTGTAACTGGGAGAGTAGATTTTAATGGGCAAATCACTGGCAAGTTGCCCTTGCCAAATGTGGTAGGGCAAATCAATTTACGAGACTTGGTTGTTCAAGATATTGCTTTTGAGTCGTTGTTAACTGGAAACATCGATTCAGCACAGGGACGCGGTTTAAATTTGAATTTGGCGGGTAATCGCGATCGCTTGGCGTTTAATTTAGATGCTAATAATCGCCCGAAATCCTTCTTAGTCAAATGGCAGGAAGCATCAGCCACAGGTAATATTCAAGGCAATGATTGGGCGCTGAAAGTTGCAAATTTCCCCTTACAAATATTGAATTTGACTCCGCCAGCAATTACTCGCTTGGGTGCTGGTAAGATAACTGGGTTGTTAACTGGGGATTTGCTGTTTAATCAGCAGACATTGGCAGCAACGGGGAATTTAGCGATCGCTAATCCGCAAATTGGCCGACTTAAAGGCGATCGAATAGCTGCTCAATTCCGCTACGACAATGGAAAAGCCACACTCGCAAGCAGCGAATTTGTCAAAGGTAAAAGTAGCTATGCTCTTGTCGGTACTTTTGCCCAAAGTCCTAAAGGGCCTCAACTACAAGGTAAACTGAACGTCAATCAGGGAGAGATCCAAGATGTTCTGACTGTCGCCCAGGTATTTGATTTACAAAATTTGCCAGGTGGTTCACCAGAAATATACGGCACAGCAGAGGATCTAACCACCACCCCCCAAGGAGCGCCAAATCAACCCTTATTAACCCAAATCCAGAGGTTTTCTGAAATTGAAACCCTGGTAGCAGAACAGGAACAAAAGCGACTTGATTCTACTCCAATACCAGATTTGGCAGACTTAAAGGGGACTTTCAATGGGGAAGTAGCTGTAAATACAGGTACAGCTAACGGATTATCAGTAGATTTTAAATTGAATGGACAAAACTTTGCCTGGGGTAAAAAGGAAGAACGAAATCGTTTTTATACTGCTGACAAAGTGATTGCAGAAGGCAACTTTGAAAACAGTGTTTTGAGTTTGCGACCTTTACGATTTGAATCTCAAAACAGGCTGATTGCCTTCACCGGTAGCGTTGGCGGTGATGAACAATCTGGTCAGTTGCGGGTGACTAATTTTCCGGTACAAGTACTGAGTAATTTTGTCAAACTACCAGTTGGAATCACAGGTAATCTTAACGCTACAGCCGCTTTAGCAGGTAGCATTGCTAATCCCCAAACTAGAGGGGAATTGCAAATCACAGAAGGAAAACTAAATCAGAAGGCAATAGATTCAGCAACAGCAAGTTTCAGCTATGCCAACGGACGCTTAAACTTTGGTAGTACTGTAGCAGTTGCTGGGCCAAAACCTGTTGATATTACTGGCAGCATCCCTTATAAATTGCCTTTTGCAACCGTTGCACCAGATAGCGATCAAATTAGTCTGGATATGAAGTTAGAAAACGAGGGATTGGGACTGTTAAACGCATTGAATAGTCAAGTGGTATTTGAGAAAGGCGAAGGAGAAGTAGACCTCAAGGTACGCGGAACGTTACAAAAACCCGAAGTAAATGGCAATGCCACTATCAATAATGCTACTTTTTCAGCCCAGGCATTGCCAGGTAAGCTAAGGCATGTCACAGGTAAAGTGCTGTTTAATTTTGACAGCATCTTAGTAGAAAATCTGCAAGGTAGATTTAGCCGGGGGAAGGTAGAAGCTGTTGGAGAAATACCCATCTTCAACAATGAGAATGTGACTATCAACAATCCCCTGACTGTTAATCTCGATCAGCTAACATTGAATCTCAAGGGACTGTACCAAGGTGGTGCTAGCGGCAATTTGCAAATCACTGGTTCTGCTCTTAATCCAGTAATTGGCGGTAAAGTAAGTTTATTTGATGGTCAGGTATTACTGGCAGAATCTACTGGCACAACTTCATCGGGAAATAATAGTCTTGGAGTATCACCCACCAAAGAAAATAAGCAGAGTAAATCTGACATTGGGAATGGCAAGGAAAATGCATTGGTTCAAGCTTTACCATCAGGCACTGCTAGATTTAATAATCTAGATTTGGAACTCGGTAAAAATGTTCAAATTACCCGTCCCCCAATTCTAAACTTCCTCGCCACTGGTAATCTCATAGTTAATGGCTTAATCAATCAGCCTATACCCGATGGCACTATCCGCTTAGAAAAAGGTGGCGTGAATTTATTTACTACTCAATTTAACCTTGCTTCTGGCTATAAACACACTGCAACGTTTAGTCCCTCTCAACCCCGCGACCCCAACTTAGATATTCGGCTATTTGCCAAGGTACTGGATGTTACTCAAAGTAATGACTTTAGTAGAACCAATTCTACAGGTTTATCAGCTTTAGAAAGTGTTCGAGTTGAAGCTACTATTAACGGTCTTGCCAGTAAACTAAATGAAAATCTAGAATTAACAAGCAGTCCATCACGTAGTCAAACTGAAATTGTTGCTCTTTTAGGAGGTGGATTTGTAGACACCCAAGGACGTGGTGACAGTACTTTGGGTCTGATTAACATCGCCGGTTCAGCTGTGTTCAACAATTTTCAGTCAGCTTTTAACCAGATTGGGAGTACCTTTGGCTTAAGTGAATTGCGGATATTTCCTACCGTTATTTCTGATAATCCCGAAGCGGGAAGGAGCAATTCAACCTTGGAATTGGCAGCAGAGGCTGGAATTGATATTTCTTCCAAAATCTCCTTTTCTAGTATTAAAATTTTAACAACTAATGACCCCTTCCAATGGGGTGTTAATTACCGCATAAACGATAAATTCCGCGTACGTGCTTCCACGAATTTAAGCGATGACAGTCGTGCAGTAGTGGAGTATCAAACACGGTTTTAA
- a CDS encoding phosphoglycerate kinase: MSKKSLASLSSADISGKRALVRVDFNVPVDDRGNITDDTRIRAALPTIQDLTQKGAKVILASHFGRPKGVDDKLRLTPVAKRLSELLGQEVIKTDDSIGDEVAAKVGALQNGQVLLLENVRFYPEEEKNDPEFAKKLAANADFYVNDAFGTAHRAHASTEGVTKFLSPSVAGYLVEKELQYLQNAIENPQRPLAAIIGGSKVSSKIGVIETLLEKCDKLIIGGGMIFTFYKARGLSVGKSLVEEDKLELAKSLEAKAKERGVALLLPTDVVVADNFAPDANSQTVSIENIPDGWMGLDIGPDSVKLFQEALADTKTVIWNGPMGVFEFDKFAAGTEAIAHTLAEIGKTGTTTIIGGGDSVAAVEKVGLADQMSHISTGGGASLELLEGKVLPGIAALDDA; this comes from the coding sequence GTGTCCAAAAAAAGTTTAGCAAGTTTATCTTCAGCTGATATATCTGGGAAACGTGCCTTAGTACGGGTTGACTTTAATGTGCCTGTGGACGATCGAGGCAACATTACCGACGATACTCGGATTCGTGCTGCTCTACCAACCATCCAAGATTTGACGCAGAAGGGTGCTAAAGTCATTCTCGCAAGTCATTTTGGTCGTCCCAAAGGTGTGGATGACAAATTACGCCTAACTCCCGTTGCCAAGCGTCTCTCTGAGTTACTGGGGCAAGAAGTCATTAAAACTGATGACTCTATTGGCGATGAAGTTGCGGCTAAAGTCGGCGCGTTGCAAAATGGCCAAGTGCTTTTACTAGAAAATGTCCGTTTTTACCCAGAAGAAGAGAAAAACGACCCAGAATTTGCCAAAAAATTGGCAGCTAATGCTGATTTCTATGTAAATGATGCCTTTGGGACTGCCCACCGTGCCCACGCTTCTACTGAAGGTGTGACTAAATTCCTCAGTCCTTCTGTGGCTGGATATTTGGTTGAGAAGGAATTGCAATATCTGCAAAACGCTATTGAAAATCCCCAGCGTCCTTTGGCGGCAATTATTGGTGGTTCCAAGGTTTCCAGCAAAATTGGCGTAATTGAAACACTGCTGGAGAAGTGCGACAAGCTGATTATTGGCGGTGGGATGATTTTCACCTTCTACAAAGCCCGTGGTTTGAGTGTCGGTAAGTCGTTGGTGGAAGAAGATAAGCTGGAACTAGCGAAGTCTTTGGAAGCCAAGGCTAAAGAACGAGGCGTTGCTTTATTGCTGCCCACGGATGTGGTAGTGGCAGATAACTTTGCTCCTGATGCCAATTCTCAAACCGTTAGCATTGAGAATATCCCCGATGGTTGGATGGGTTTGGATATTGGGCCAGACTCGGTGAAACTTTTCCAAGAAGCCCTTGCAGATACCAAAACGGTAATTTGGAATGGGCCTATGGGTGTGTTTGAGTTTGATAAGTTTGCCGCAGGTACGGAAGCGATCGCTCATACTCTAGCAGAAATCGGCAAAACTGGCACAACCACCATCATTGGCGGCGGTGACTCAGTAGCGGCTGTGGAAAAGGTTGGTTTAGCAGACCAAATGAGCCACATCTCCACCGGCGGCGGCGCTAGCTTGGAGTTACTTGAGGGCAAAGTATTGCCTGGAATTGCAGCTTTAGATGATGCTTAA
- a CDS encoding universal stress protein yields MFKTVLFPIDQSRETREAADVVTNIVKKYSSRLVLLSVVEEAPKDAPNADPMVSPEVVAKLLESAQSLFSGQGIQSEILERQGKPAFTICDVADEIGADLIIMGCRGLGLTEEGADDSVTTRVINLSPCPVLIVP; encoded by the coding sequence ATATTTAAGACAGTACTATTTCCGATCGATCAAAGCCGGGAAACGCGAGAAGCTGCTGACGTTGTTACCAACATCGTCAAAAAGTACAGCAGTCGCTTGGTGCTGCTGTCTGTGGTGGAAGAAGCACCAAAAGACGCACCTAACGCCGATCCGATGGTGTCACCAGAGGTAGTTGCCAAATTGCTAGAAAGTGCCCAATCTTTATTTTCTGGGCAAGGAATTCAATCTGAAATCCTGGAAAGGCAAGGTAAACCAGCTTTTACTATCTGCGATGTCGCTGATGAAATCGGGGCTGATTTAATTATCATGGGCTGTCGGGGGCTAGGTTTGACTGAAGAGGGAGCGGATGATAGTGTGACAACTCGCGTTATTAACCTTTCCCCTTGCCCAGTGCTGATTGTGCCTTAG